A window of Halichoerus grypus chromosome 15, mHalGry1.hap1.1, whole genome shotgun sequence genomic DNA:
cctcctcttcctccccgaGGGCCCTGCCTTCAGGGGCTGGAGCTTCCTGGGGGGCTGTAGCAGGACAGCAGAGCCGGCAAGGCGGGGTGCCTGGTGGGGCCTCCCCAAGGGGTGAGCGGCCACAGagctggcagggctgggctggggggcctgggggctgggctgcaCGGGGGGCCCGGCGGGATGGGCCCCCCCGGCCTCCCCCCAGGCGCTGCTTCACCTTGTAGCCAGGGTCATATTCAGGATCATCagtggcctcctcctcctcctcctcctcatcttcttcctcttcgGAGTCTGGCTCTGAGAGAGTGTATTCAGAGTCAGAGGAATGCTCAGGGCCTGTAGGGGGATGGACGGGGAGAGACAGAGGCATCTGAGAACGAgggctctgccccctccctgagcctcattcAGACTCTCGCCGCAGCATGGAGGGGGCAGCCTGGACACAACCCTGCTCTTCCCCACAGAGGAATCCCAGTCGCATCAAACATGGCCTGGCACGCAATAGGTGCTCAGTGTCTAAGCAAATGGATGTCTTGCAAGAAATGCATCTTAGGGGTTTAATAAGGACAAAGTagcagtaataaaaacagtaacaataacaGTGTTCCTTGCTATTTTAAGAACcctgttcttggggcgcctgggtgactcagtcggttaagtgtccggctcttgatcttggctcaggtcttgatctcagggtcatgggattgagccccacaccggagtctgcactcagtggga
This region includes:
- the ZNF428 gene encoding zinc finger protein 428, which produces MTETREPAETGGYASLEEDDEDLSPGPEHSSDSEYTLSEPDSEEEEDEEEEEEEATDDPEYDPGYKVKQRLGGGRGGPSRRAPRAAQPPGPPAQPCQLCGRSPLGEAPPGTPPCRLCCPATAPQEAPAPEGRALGEEEEEPPRAGEGRPAGREEEEDEEEEEGTYHCTECEDSFDNLGELHGHFMLHARGEV